ATACCTAACAACTAAATACCTAACAAATATACAAGTAACCCGATCGGCAACCCTCTTTAGCCCCTTGCTTTAGTTGTATATCTGGCTAAGCACGAAAGGTTGAGTATGGAAAGGTTAAGCACGAAAAGTAAGTATAAATGAAGTATGCCAACCAGATGGATTAATCCACTGTAATTTTTTTGATTTTTAATTCCCGTAATACCATAATGTTCTAGCTAGACTTGTTCACCGGGTATTTACTGGGTGTTACTAAACTAAGTAGGGGCAAATAACCACAACCAGATCGGCAAAGTAATCAACAATCCCGCTGAGCCAATTCCCAGCGCAGTTACGGTTAGCTCCTTATCCAGATCATAGGCTTCTGCGATCACCAGGGTAGCAAAGGCTGGCGGCATTGCTCCTTGCAACACCAGCACCAATCGCGGCAGGCCATTGATCCCAAGCATGGATAGAGTAACCCCGATCGCCAGGGGCACGATTAGCATCTTGATCGCCACACCGATCGCCGCTTGTTTAACATAGCTAAAAGAAGAAAGCTGACTCAGCCGCATCCCAATTAAAGTTAGCGCCAGGAACAAAATCCCCCAGGCCAGATCATGCAACAAATTATCGATCGGTAGGGGCAGGGACACCCGTTTGAAACCTAAGCCAAATATAAAGCTCCAGATCACTGGTTTTTTGAGTGGCTCTAACCAGAGCTGCCAGGGCATTTGGGTCTGATATATCTTACTACTGCTGAACCGCGAGGCGATCATCACGCCGATTCCATAGGAACCAAACATTGTACCCAACAGGTCATAGAGCAATGCCCAGGCAAAGTATTTTGCCCCAACCAGAGCCAGGGTGACTGGATAGCCCAAATAACCAGTATTGCCCAGCATGGAGGCCAGGATAAAACTACCCTGCATGGGGTTACTCCATTGCTTTGGCGGCACCAGCACTTTGAGCCAGAACCAGGCGATCGCTAGGCCAGTACATAGAGCGATCCAGGCGATCAATGGTGCTAGCAAAACCGGCTCGGATAGATCGGCTCCGCGCAAAAAAACAACGATCGAGATCGGCGCACCGACCCAGAACAAAAATTTACCTAATCGATCGGGAAACCGGGGCGGAAGATGCCAGCCCAGCAATAAACCCGTCAGTACCCCAACTATCAAAGGAGCATAGAGGCGAAACAACTCCTGTACTAAGTTGGTCATGGTGAATAGACTTAAATTTGTTAAATTTTAAATATGCTAATTGACTCTCAACTGGTCATGGTGCAAATTATGGTGGTCAAGCACAGTTTATTGCAGTGGTAGGCGATACAGAAGTGAAGCTCGCCGATCGATCGCCAAATGCAAGCCATTTTGCTGATGCGAGATTGAACTGTGGTGTATAGGGTATAAATATGTCTCGGATAATTCCTCTATAGCGAGGTACTGCTAACGTAGTT
The sequence above is a segment of the Pseudanabaena sp. PCC 7367 genome. Coding sequences within it:
- a CDS encoding AEC family transporter, whose protein sequence is MTNLVQELFRLYAPLIVGVLTGLLLGWHLPPRFPDRLGKFLFWVGAPISIVVFLRGADLSEPVLLAPLIAWIALCTGLAIAWFWLKVLVPPKQWSNPMQGSFILASMLGNTGYLGYPVTLALVGAKYFAWALLYDLLGTMFGSYGIGVMIASRFSSSKIYQTQMPWQLWLEPLKKPVIWSFIFGLGFKRVSLPLPIDNLLHDLAWGILFLALTLIGMRLSQLSSFSYVKQAAIGVAIKMLIVPLAIGVTLSMLGINGLPRLVLVLQGAMPPAFATLVIAEAYDLDKELTVTALGIGSAGLLITLPIWLWLFAPT